From the Lathyrus oleraceus cultivar Zhongwan6 chromosome 4, CAAS_Psat_ZW6_1.0, whole genome shotgun sequence genome, one window contains:
- the LOC127138498 gene encoding very-long-chain aldehyde decarbonylase CER3, which produces MDAPLSSWPWENFGVFKYVFYGPIVGKVLYEMMNQEEHSKLNLSWWCLNLIILCGLRTILHVFWSSYSNMLFLTRNRKILQQGVDFNQIDKEWNWDNFLILQTLVASIVCYIFPFLQHLPIWNVKGLVLALILHVGVSEPIYYWVHKKFHEDYLFKNYHSLHHSSPVPTPLTAGNATFMEHIVLMVVIGIPIFGTSMMGYGSTSLVYGYVLIFDYLRCLGHCNVEIVPHKWFEAFPFLKYVIYTPTYHNLHRTDKDTNFCLFMPLFDALGNTLNTKSWTLHKTLSLGSGNESRVPDFVFLAHMVDISSAMHVPFVLRSTSSLPYTTRLFFIPCLPFTFIVVMVMWLRSKTFLLSFYYLRGRLHQTWVVPRCGFQYFLPFATNGINNLIEQSILRADKMGVKVISLAALNKNESLNGGGKLFVDKHPNLRVRVVHGNTLTAAVILNEIPQGVNEVFLTGATSKLGRAIALYLCQKKVRVLMLTISTDRFLKIQKEAPLEYQSFLVQVTKYQAAQNCKTWIVGKWITPREQSWAPKGTHFHQFVVPPILSFRRDCTYGELAAMKLPEDVQGLGCCEYTMERGVVHACHAGGVVHSLEGWSHHEVGAIDVKRIDLVWQAALKHGLKPVTTCPHNKTD; this is translated from the exons ATGGATGCTCCTTTATCTTCATGGCCATGGGAAAACTTTGGAGTATTCAAG taTGTATTTTATGGACCTATTGTTGGAAAAGTGTTGTATGAAATGATGAATCAAGAGGAACATTCAAAGTTGAACCTAAGCTGGTGGTGCCTAAATTTGATCATACTATGTGGTCTCAGAACTATACTACATGTGTTTTGGAGTTCTTATAGTAACATGCTTTTTCTTACTAGAAATCGAAAGATTCTTCAACAAGGTGTTGATTTTAACCAGATTGATAAAGAATGGAACTG GGACAACTTCTTGATTCTTCAAACACTTGTTGCTTCCATAGTTTGCTATATTTTCCCATTTCTTCAACATCTTCCTATATGGAATGTGAAAGGTCTTGTTCTTGCTTTGATTCTTCATGTGGGAGTTTCGGAGCCGATTTATTATTGGGTTCATAAGAAATTTCATGAAGATTATCTTTTTAAAAATTATCATTCACTTCATCATTCGTCGCCGGTGCCTACGCCTTTAACAG CTGGAAATGCAACATTTATGGAACATATAGTTTTAATGGTGGTGATTGGAATCCCAATATTTGGGACTTCTATGATGGGATATGGATCCACAAGTTTGGTATATGGATATGTTTTGATTTTTGATTACCTAAGATGTTTAGGTCATTGCAATGTTGAAATTGTTCCACACAAATGGTTTGAGGCATTTCCATTTCTTAAATATGTGATTTACACACCAAC ATATCACAATCTTCACCGAACTGATAAAGACACTAACTTCTGTCTCTTTATGCCACTCTTTGATGCATTAGGCAACACACTCAACACAAAATCATGGACATTACACAAAACATTAAGTTTGGGTTCCG GGAACGAATCTAGGGTACCGGATTTTGTTTTCCTAGCACATATGGTGGATATATCGTCCGCCATGCATGTTCCGTTCGTTCTACGATCCACTTCTTCGTTGCCTTACACCACAAGACTCTTCTTCATCCCATGTTTGCCATTTACGTTTATAGTTGTGATGGTTATGTGGCTTCGGTCCAAAACCTTTTTACTTAGTTTCTATTATCTTCGAGGTAGACTTCACCAAACCTGGGTCGTGCCACGATGTGGCTTCCAG TATTTCTTGCCATTTGCTACCAACGGAATTAACAACCTTATTGAGCAATCTATCCTCAGAGCTGATAAAATGGGAGTTAAGGTCATTAGTCTAGCTGCATTGAACAAG AATGAGTCGTTAAATGGCGGAGGAAAGCTTTTTGTGGACAAACATCCAAATCTTAGGGTTAGAGTTGTTCATGGAAACACCTTAACTGCTGCTGTAATTCTCAATGAAATTCCTCAAGGTGTTAATGAAGTGTTCCTAACCGGAGCTACTTCCAAACTCGGAAGAGCAATTGCTCTCTACCTTTGCCAAAAGAAAGTTAGAGTTCTG ATGTTAACTATCTCAACGGATAGATTTCTTAAGATTCAAAAAGAAGCACCTCTTGAATACCAAAGTTTTCTTGTTCAAGTAACAAAATACCAAGCAGCGCAAAACTGCAAG ACATGGATTGTTGGCAAATGGATAACTCCAAGAGAACAAAGTTGGGCACCAAAAGGGACCCATTTTCATCAATTTGTTGTTCCTCCAATTTTATCATTTCGAAGAGACTGTACTTATGGCGAACTAGCGGCCATGAAATTGCCCGAAGACGTGCAAGGTCTCGGTTGCTGTGAG TACACAATGGAAAGAGGAGTAGTTCATGCATGCCATGCTGGAGGAGTGGTACACAGTCTTGAAGGATGGAGTCATCATGAAGTTGGGGCCATAGATGTGAAGAGAATTGACCTTGTGTGGCAAGCAGCACTCAAACATGGCTTAAAACCAGTCACAACTTGTCCACATAATAAAACAGATTAA